The following proteins are co-located in the Streptococcus anginosus genome:
- a CDS encoding Rrf2 family transcriptional regulator, with translation MQISSRFTIATHMLIVIALECQEHKVTSDFLADSVGVNPVIIRKTLSQLKSAGLISVARGRGGAIIRKDLKDITLLDVYQAVESLGKSGQLFSFHEHPNPSCPIGRNIHFVLDDKLAEIQATMEKELSKTSLADVVASAQEKIKK, from the coding sequence ATGCAAATTTCGAGTCGTTTCACCATTGCCACACACATGCTGATTGTTATAGCACTAGAATGTCAAGAACATAAAGTGACTAGTGATTTTTTAGCTGATAGCGTTGGAGTAAATCCTGTCATTATTCGCAAGACTTTATCTCAGTTGAAAAGCGCGGGCTTGATTTCTGTAGCGCGTGGGAGGGGAGGAGCTATCATTAGGAAAGATTTAAAAGACATTACCCTCTTAGATGTCTATCAAGCAGTAGAAAGCCTAGGCAAATCTGGACAACTTTTTAGCTTTCATGAGCATCCCAATCCGTCTTGTCCCATTGGCAGAAATATTCACTTCGTTTTAGATGATAAATTAGCAGAAATTCAAGCAACAATGGAAAAAGAACTGAGTAAAACCAGCCTTGCAGATGTTGTTGCATCTGCCCAAGAAAAGATAAAAAAATAA